A DNA window from Myxococcota bacterium contains the following coding sequences:
- a CDS encoding acetyl-CoA C-acyltransferase: protein MKTVAVLSYCRTGIAKANRGALNQTHGIPLAAHVLRNAVARARIEAGEIEDVVLGCGLPEGATGHNIARTAGLEAGFGNEVPGMTINRYCGSGLSAASIAANRIAAGEASVIVAGGVESISMTQSHINLNGFFYEPLQKRMPAVWWTMNQTADFVAKKYAISRAAQDEYVVRSQARVAAAAARGVYGEEIVPFTTTMKVTDKATGAVRQEKVTLDRDEGPRPDTTLEKLAKLPPVYPGGTVTAGNASQLSDGAAAVVLMDADLAARRGLPMLGLFRGMQLAAVPPEEMSIAIAPAIRRILKHHQLAPSDVDLWELHEAYAVTTLYNQAQLETPWEITNVNGGAVPLGHPYGMSGVRYLGSTLLELRRRKQRRAVVGVCTAGGMATAAYLEAP from the coding sequence ATGAAGACCGTCGCCGTCCTCTCCTACTGCCGCACCGGGATCGCCAAGGCCAACCGCGGGGCGCTGAACCAGACCCACGGCATTCCCCTCGCCGCGCACGTGCTGCGCAACGCCGTCGCGCGCGCGCGCATCGAGGCCGGCGAGATCGAAGACGTGGTGCTGGGCTGCGGCCTGCCCGAGGGCGCGACGGGTCACAACATCGCGCGCACCGCGGGGCTCGAGGCCGGCTTCGGCAACGAGGTGCCGGGCATGACGATCAACCGCTACTGCGGCTCGGGTCTCTCGGCGGCCTCGATCGCCGCCAACCGCATTGCCGCCGGCGAGGCCAGCGTGATCGTCGCGGGCGGCGTCGAGAGCATCAGCATGACCCAGTCACACATCAACCTGAATGGCTTCTTCTACGAGCCGCTGCAGAAGCGCATGCCGGCCGTGTGGTGGACCATGAACCAGACCGCCGACTTCGTGGCGAAGAAGTACGCCATCTCGCGCGCGGCGCAGGACGAGTACGTCGTGCGCAGTCAGGCGCGGGTCGCAGCGGCGGCGGCGCGCGGCGTCTACGGCGAGGAGATCGTGCCCTTCACGACCACCATGAAGGTCACCGACAAGGCCACCGGCGCGGTGCGCCAGGAGAAGGTCACGCTCGACCGCGACGAGGGGCCGCGCCCGGACACCACGCTCGAGAAGCTCGCGAAGCTCCCGCCCGTGTACCCCGGCGGCACGGTGACTGCCGGCAACGCCTCGCAGCTCTCCGACGGTGCGGCCGCGGTCGTGCTGATGGACGCCGACCTCGCGGCGCGCCGGGGACTGCCGATGCTCGGGCTGTTCCGCGGCATGCAGCTCGCGGCCGTGCCGCCCGAGGAGATGAGTATCGCGATCGCGCCCGCGATCCGGCGAATCCTGAAGCACCACCAGCTCGCGCCGTCCGACGTCGACCTGTGGGAGCTGCACGAGGCCTACGCGGTCACCACGCTCTACAACCAGGCGCAGCTCGAGACTCCCTGGGAGATCACGAACGTGAACGGCGGCGCGGTGCCGCTCGGCCATCCGTACGGCATGTCCGGCGTGCGCTATCTCGGCTCGACCCTGCTCGAGCTGCGGCGCCGCAAGCAGCGCCGCGCGGTGGTCGGCGTGTGCACCGCGGGCGGCATGGCCACCGCGGCGTACCTCGAGGCGCCCTAG
- a CDS encoding aldehyde reductase, whose translation MKGTVLVTGAAGFIATHCLLALHRSGYALRGTLRSRARRDTLLDVLQRAAGEPVPVECVEADLLRDEGWAEAVRGVDGVLHVASPLPRVLPRDPEELIRPAREGALRVLRAAEAAGVRRVVMTSSTAAICYGRGALGRPFTESDWSDPEGRDNSSYTRSKTYAERAAWDFVRSPGVKLELATVNPGAVLGPVLEQDYGTSAEIVLKLLNGDFPGIPDFDFPIVDVRDVAAAHLAALESPGAAGQRFLCVSGNMSMREIAAVLRAHLPERAAKLPRRELPHWLVRVAALFDPVTRAVVFELGIRRECDTRAAQTRLGWKPMPVAQSVRDTADSLIAQGLVR comes from the coding sequence ATGAAGGGAACCGTGCTCGTGACCGGCGCCGCCGGCTTCATCGCCACTCACTGCCTGCTCGCGCTCCACCGCTCCGGCTATGCGCTGCGCGGCACGCTGCGCTCGCGCGCGCGCCGTGACACGTTGCTCGACGTGCTGCAGCGCGCCGCGGGCGAGCCCGTGCCCGTCGAGTGCGTCGAGGCCGACCTCTTGCGCGACGAGGGCTGGGCCGAGGCGGTGCGCGGCGTCGACGGCGTGCTGCACGTGGCCTCGCCGCTGCCGCGCGTCCTGCCGCGCGACCCCGAGGAGCTGATCCGCCCCGCGCGCGAGGGCGCGCTGCGCGTGCTGCGCGCCGCCGAGGCTGCCGGCGTGCGCCGCGTGGTCATGACTTCTTCGACCGCGGCCATCTGCTACGGCCGCGGCGCGCTCGGGCGGCCGTTCACGGAGAGTGACTGGTCCGATCCCGAGGGCCGCGACAACTCGAGCTACACCCGCTCCAAGACCTACGCCGAGCGCGCCGCATGGGACTTCGTGCGCAGCCCGGGCGTGAAGCTCGAGCTCGCGACCGTGAATCCCGGCGCCGTGCTGGGCCCGGTGCTCGAGCAGGACTACGGGACCTCGGCGGAGATCGTGCTGAAGCTCCTGAACGGCGACTTCCCCGGCATTCCCGACTTCGACTTTCCGATCGTCGACGTGCGCGACGTGGCGGCCGCGCACCTGGCCGCGCTCGAGTCACCGGGGGCGGCCGGCCAGCGCTTCCTGTGCGTCTCGGGGAACATGAGCATGCGCGAGATCGCGGCCGTGCTGCGCGCGCACCTGCCCGAACGCGCTGCGAAGCTGCCGCGCCGGGAGCTGCCGCACTGGCTGGTGCGCGTGGCGGCGCTCTTCGACCCGGTCACGCGCGCGGTGGTGTTCGAGCTGGGCATCCGGCGCGAGTGCGATACGCGCGCCGCCCAGACGCGGCTCGGCTGGAAGCCCATGCCCGTCGCGCAGAGCGTGCGAGACACCGCCGACAGCCTGATCGCCCAGGGGCTCGTGCGCTGA
- a CDS encoding trypsin-like peptidase domain-containing protein, with product MTSPQTPPVLDRDLLDAYSRAVIDVVDAVAPAVIGVRTGGGGHGSGVLITPDGYALTNDHVVAAGSDYEAGLPDGRALKARLVGRDPATDLALVQVEGHSLPFARLETGRAPRAGQLVVAIGNPLGFESSVTSGIVSATGRSLRGTHGRLIDSVIQHTAPLNPGNSGGPLLDSTGAVIGVNTAIIAYAQGIGFAIPASTADYVVAQLLQHGLVRRARIGLAGRTRPIDPRMARLLGLDRPSVVEVLQVTERSPSAKAGLRVGDWLLTLDGKPTASVDALIALLGETRIGVPVRFELVRGRERSSLTVTPEADG from the coding sequence ATGACGTCCCCCCAGACGCCCCCCGTCCTCGACCGCGACCTCCTGGATGCCTACTCGCGCGCGGTGATCGACGTGGTCGACGCCGTCGCGCCCGCCGTGATCGGCGTGCGCACGGGCGGCGGCGGCCACGGCTCGGGCGTGCTGATCACGCCCGACGGCTACGCGCTGACCAACGACCACGTGGTGGCCGCCGGCTCGGACTACGAGGCCGGCCTGCCCGACGGCCGGGCGCTGAAGGCGCGGCTGGTCGGCCGCGACCCGGCGACCGACCTGGCGCTCGTGCAGGTCGAAGGCCACTCGCTGCCGTTCGCGCGGCTCGAGACCGGCCGCGCCCCGCGCGCCGGCCAGCTCGTGGTGGCGATCGGCAATCCCCTCGGCTTCGAGTCCAGCGTGACTTCCGGCATCGTGAGCGCGACCGGCCGCTCGCTGCGCGGCACGCACGGGCGGCTGATCGACAGCGTCATCCAGCACACCGCGCCGCTCAACCCGGGCAACTCGGGCGGCCCGCTGCTCGACTCGACGGGGGCCGTGATCGGGGTGAACACGGCGATCATCGCCTACGCGCAGGGCATCGGCTTCGCGATCCCGGCCAGCACGGCCGACTACGTGGTCGCGCAGCTCCTGCAGCACGGGCTCGTGCGGCGCGCGCGCATCGGGCTGGCGGGCCGCACGCGGCCGATCGACCCGCGCATGGCGCGGCTCCTGGGGCTCGACCGCCCGTCGGTGGTCGAGGTCCTGCAAGTCACGGAACGCAGCCCCTCGGCGAAGGCGGGCCTGCGGGTGGGTGACTGGCTGCTCACCCTGGACGGCAAGCCCACCGCTTCGGTCGATGCGCTGATCGCGTTGCTCGGCGAGACGCGGATCGGCGTGCCGGTGCGCTTCGAGCTGGTGCGCGGGCGCGAGCGCTCGTCGCTCACGGTCACGCCCGAGGCCGACGGCTGA
- a CDS encoding TauD/TfdA family dioxygenase, translating into MTLEIRPMAGKIGAEILGIDLAKPLDAPTRDAVRDALHQHLVIFFPRQSLEPAEHLAFARAFGTPEGKHPFIPHTPEHEEVAVLSAKDGGRADVWHTDVTFSPRPPLGSILSMKLCPDHGGDTLWANMYAAYETLSEPMKRMLGGLTAQHEVAAAAREVQRKDRMRRLEPGRIKLPESLPSARHPVVRTHPVTGRKALFVNPAWTSHICELAYAESEALLAFLFQHSTLPEHTVRRRWSQGDVGFWDNRCTMHYAIADYGNEPRIIHRVTLQGEPPA; encoded by the coding sequence ATGACGCTCGAGATCCGCCCCATGGCCGGCAAGATCGGCGCCGAGATCCTCGGCATCGACCTCGCGAAACCGCTCGACGCGCCGACTCGCGACGCCGTGCGCGACGCGCTGCACCAGCACCTGGTGATCTTCTTCCCGCGGCAGTCACTCGAGCCGGCCGAGCACCTGGCGTTTGCACGCGCGTTCGGAACGCCCGAGGGCAAGCACCCGTTCATTCCGCACACGCCCGAGCACGAGGAGGTCGCCGTGCTGTCCGCGAAGGACGGCGGCCGTGCCGACGTCTGGCACACCGACGTGACCTTCTCGCCGCGCCCGCCGCTCGGCTCGATCCTGTCCATGAAGCTCTGCCCCGACCACGGCGGAGACACCCTGTGGGCCAACATGTACGCCGCCTACGAGACGCTGTCGGAGCCGATGAAGCGCATGCTCGGGGGACTCACCGCCCAGCACGAGGTCGCGGCCGCCGCGCGCGAGGTGCAGCGCAAGGACCGCATGCGCCGGCTCGAGCCGGGGAGGATCAAGCTGCCCGAGTCACTCCCCAGCGCACGCCACCCCGTGGTGCGCACGCACCCGGTCACCGGCCGCAAGGCGCTGTTCGTGAATCCCGCCTGGACCTCGCACATCTGCGAGCTGGCCTACGCCGAGAGCGAGGCGCTGCTGGCCTTCCTGTTCCAGCATTCGACGCTGCCCGAGCACACGGTGCGCCGCCGCTGGTCGCAGGGCGACGTGGGCTTCTGGGACAACCGCTGCACGATGCACTACGCGATTGCCGACTACGGCAACGAGCCGCGCATCATCCACCGGGTCACTTTGCAGGGCGAGCCGCCGGCTTGA
- a CDS encoding VOC family protein: protein MPAIPCLRYQDAAAAIEWLCRAFGFDRHLVVPGPSGGIAHAELTHGDAMIMLGSTGGPYDALVYPPEKNGGVCTQTLYLVVSDPDAHYRRAVAAGAPVVTPIEDKPQGGRGYICRDPEGNLWNFGSYDPFKPAARPAK, encoded by the coding sequence ATGCCGGCGATCCCTTGCTTGCGATACCAGGACGCGGCCGCCGCCATCGAATGGCTGTGTCGGGCGTTCGGCTTCGACCGGCACCTGGTCGTGCCGGGCCCGTCTGGCGGCATCGCGCACGCCGAGCTCACGCACGGCGACGCCATGATCATGCTCGGCTCGACGGGCGGGCCGTACGACGCCCTGGTCTACCCGCCCGAGAAGAACGGTGGCGTGTGCACGCAGACCCTCTACCTGGTCGTGTCAGACCCCGACGCGCACTACCGAAGGGCTGTGGCCGCGGGTGCCCCCGTGGTGACTCCGATCGAGGACAAGCCGCAAGGCGGGCGCGGCTACATCTGCCGGGATCCCGAGGGAAATCTCTGGAACTTCGGCAGCTACGACCCGTTCAAGCCGGCGGCTCGCCCTGCAAAGTGA
- a CDS encoding TetR family transcriptional regulator codes for MPTARAARRAPYQRARAPAHKAERLEAILDAAEARVRREPFADIQMSDLARRVGLVKGTLYLYFPTKEALFVAVVRRVFARFFAAAAAGVAAAPATRAGVCGALAGAIGAEPALRPLVAVLHTALEHNLSDRGVADFKRFLLGEVTALGARIDARLRWPAGSGARLVLRLHVLVIGLHHVATPSPAVRRALADPALALFRSDFAAQLAELLPLVAHPLPEGETP; via the coding sequence ATGCCGACCGCCCGAGCTGCCCGACGCGCGCCCTATCAGCGCGCGCGCGCGCCCGCCCACAAGGCCGAGCGCCTCGAGGCGATCCTCGACGCGGCCGAGGCGCGCGTGCGCCGCGAGCCCTTCGCCGACATCCAGATGAGCGACCTCGCGCGCCGGGTCGGGCTGGTGAAGGGCACGCTGTATCTCTACTTCCCCACCAAGGAGGCGCTGTTCGTGGCGGTGGTGCGCCGCGTGTTCGCGCGCTTCTTCGCGGCCGCGGCGGCGGGCGTCGCGGCGGCGCCCGCCACGCGCGCCGGTGTCTGCGGCGCGCTCGCGGGAGCGATCGGCGCCGAGCCCGCGCTGCGGCCGCTCGTGGCCGTGCTGCACACCGCCCTCGAGCACAACCTGTCCGACCGCGGCGTGGCCGACTTCAAGCGCTTCCTGCTCGGCGAGGTGACTGCGCTCGGCGCGCGCATCGACGCGCGCCTGCGCTGGCCCGCGGGCTCGGGCGCGCGGCTCGTGCTGCGCCTGCACGTGCTGGTGATCGGCCTGCACCACGTGGCCACGCCGAGCCCCGCCGTGCGGCGCGCGCTGGCCGACCCCGCGCTCGCGCTCTTCCGCAGCGACTTCGCGGCGCAGCTCGCCGAGCTCCTGCCGCTCGTCGCCCACCCCCTGCCCGAAGGAGAGACTCCATGA
- a CDS encoding glycerophosphodiester phosphodiesterase family protein yields the protein MRGPLAAALALLLAAGCSARKDPLLERLRGPQVAAHRGGFGFPDSNTVARFELTRQLGVEVFETDLRLSKDGVVFLFHNERLDKVTDCQGRLADRTADELSHCHLNGLERGPDRFEDALRWAAGRVVLDAELKAREAVRPAIDLVAKYGAWDWVYFQVGSGLRVYQAVRDYDSRVALEASPRGPRAEEWLAALLAARDSRLLSIQLHPDFLSDELVGRVHSAGKVASLNAFQLAPETEGASCTRVFEAGVDIAVTNAPEPCLKQRDGARTTHSASVSARRSSASP from the coding sequence ATGCGCGGCCCGCTCGCCGCGGCGCTCGCGCTGTTGCTCGCGGCGGGCTGCAGCGCGCGCAAGGACCCGCTGCTCGAGCGGCTGCGCGGGCCGCAGGTCGCGGCGCACCGCGGCGGCTTCGGCTTCCCCGACTCGAACACCGTGGCGCGCTTCGAGCTCACGCGGCAGCTCGGCGTCGAGGTGTTCGAGACCGACCTGCGCCTGTCCAAGGACGGCGTGGTGTTCCTGTTCCACAACGAGCGGCTCGACAAAGTGACCGACTGCCAGGGCCGGCTCGCGGACCGGACTGCCGACGAGCTCTCGCACTGTCACTTGAACGGGCTCGAGCGCGGCCCCGACCGCTTCGAGGACGCGCTGCGCTGGGCCGCCGGACGCGTGGTGCTCGACGCCGAGCTCAAGGCGCGCGAGGCGGTGCGCCCCGCGATCGACCTGGTGGCCAAGTACGGCGCGTGGGACTGGGTGTACTTCCAGGTCGGCAGCGGGCTGCGCGTGTATCAGGCCGTGCGCGACTACGACTCGCGCGTGGCGCTCGAGGCCTCGCCGCGCGGCCCGCGCGCCGAGGAGTGGCTGGCCGCGCTGCTGGCGGCGCGCGACTCACGGCTGCTCTCGATCCAGCTCCATCCCGACTTCCTCTCGGACGAGCTGGTGGGCCGCGTGCACTCCGCCGGCAAGGTCGCCTCACTCAACGCCTTCCAGCTGGCCCCCGAGACCGAAGGCGCGAGCTGCACGCGCGTGTTCGAGGCCGGCGTCGACATCGCCGTGACCAACGCGCCCGAGCCCTGCCTGAAGCAGCGCGACGGCGCGCGCACGACTCACTCGGCGAGTGTCTCCGCGCGGCGCAGCTCGGCCAGCCCGTGA